Proteins encoded together in one bacterium window:
- a CDS encoding NAD(P)/FAD-dependent oxidoreductase — MENESAGTTGGPARAKPLAFDPDQLRAKYEQERVKRLREDANDQYRELKGDLSGYLEDSHSEEKIPRAPLRDEVQVAIIGGGFGGLLTGARLREAGVEDIRFIDSAGDFGGTWYWNRYPGIACDIEAYIYMPLLEETGYMPTQKYATGAEIFAHCQRIAGHYDLYRDTCFQTRVTDLRWDDDAARWIISTDRGDEMRAHFVCMALGVLNHPKLPGIPGIEDFEGHSFHTSRWDYDYTGGSSDGGLVGLRGKRVGIIGTGATAVQCVPHLAESAEHLYVFQRTPSSIDVKDNPKTDPEWAKSLNPGWHQERMDNFQVLTQGGFQKEDLVADNWTEIIRKFISTTLAGDSPDLSPEAIERQIELTDFEKMEQIRARVDEVVDDPAIAEALKPYYRQFCKRPCIHNDYLPTFNRDNVTLVDTDGKGVDRVTKRGVLVGDEEYEIDCLIYASGFEVGTDYTRRGGYEVHGRNGRTLTEHWADGARTLHGMHSHGFPNCFFIMSIVQSGFAVNFTHGLGDTAKHLAFIISRALEEGIEAVEVSEEAEAGWVGRVLELAGARGDFMQSCTPGYYNNEGKPGDASRQNSYFFGEPGEFMQILKDCRAKGGMAGLVIRRGDAKDA; from the coding sequence ATGGAGAACGAGAGTGCCGGCACGACCGGCGGTCCGGCACGGGCGAAGCCCCTCGCCTTCGACCCGGATCAGCTGCGCGCAAAATACGAGCAGGAGCGCGTCAAGCGGCTGCGCGAGGACGCCAACGACCAGTACCGCGAGCTCAAGGGCGATCTCTCGGGCTACCTCGAGGACTCCCACTCGGAGGAGAAGATCCCGCGCGCGCCGCTCCGCGACGAAGTCCAGGTCGCGATCATCGGCGGCGGCTTCGGCGGTCTCCTGACGGGCGCGCGCCTGCGCGAGGCCGGCGTCGAGGACATCCGCTTCATCGATTCCGCCGGCGACTTCGGCGGAACCTGGTACTGGAATCGGTATCCGGGGATCGCCTGCGACATCGAGGCCTACATCTACATGCCGCTGCTCGAAGAGACCGGCTACATGCCCACCCAGAAGTACGCGACCGGGGCGGAGATCTTCGCGCACTGCCAGCGGATCGCGGGTCACTACGACCTCTACCGCGACACCTGCTTCCAGACCCGCGTGACCGACCTCCGCTGGGACGACGACGCGGCGCGCTGGATCATCTCGACCGACCGCGGCGACGAGATGCGCGCCCACTTCGTCTGCATGGCGCTCGGGGTGCTCAACCATCCGAAGCTGCCCGGCATCCCCGGAATCGAGGACTTCGAGGGCCACTCGTTCCACACCAGTCGCTGGGACTACGACTACACGGGTGGAAGCTCCGACGGCGGACTGGTGGGACTCCGCGGCAAGCGCGTCGGGATCATCGGAACCGGCGCGACCGCGGTCCAGTGCGTCCCCCACCTGGCCGAGTCGGCCGAGCACCTCTACGTGTTCCAGCGGACGCCGTCCTCGATCGACGTGAAGGACAATCCAAAGACGGATCCCGAGTGGGCGAAGAGCCTGAATCCCGGCTGGCACCAGGAGCGGATGGACAACTTCCAGGTCCTGACCCAGGGCGGCTTCCAGAAAGAAGACCTGGTCGCCGACAACTGGACCGAGATCATCCGCAAGTTCATCTCGACGACGCTCGCGGGCGACTCACCCGACCTGTCCCCGGAAGCGATCGAGAGGCAGATCGAGCTGACGGACTTCGAGAAGATGGAGCAGATCCGCGCCCGGGTGGACGAGGTCGTCGACGACCCGGCCATCGCCGAGGCGCTCAAGCCCTACTACCGACAGTTCTGCAAGCGGCCCTGCATCCACAACGACTACCTGCCGACCTTCAACCGCGACAACGTCACCCTCGTCGATACGGACGGCAAAGGCGTCGATCGCGTCACGAAGCGCGGTGTGCTCGTCGGCGACGAGGAGTACGAGATCGACTGCCTGATCTACGCCTCGGGCTTCGAGGTCGGGACGGACTACACGCGACGGGGTGGCTACGAGGTCCATGGGCGGAACGGACGGACGCTGACGGAGCACTGGGCCGACGGCGCTCGAACACTCCACGGCATGCACTCCCACGGCTTCCCGAACTGCTTCTTCATCATGAGCATCGTCCAGTCCGGGTTTGCCGTGAACTTCACCCACGGCCTCGGGGACACGGCGAAGCACCTGGCCTTCATCATCTCCCGCGCCCTCGAGGAGGGAATCGAAGCCGTCGAGGTCTCCGAGGAGGCCGAGGCCGGCTGGGTCGGACGCGTCCTCGAGCTCGCCGGCGCACGCGGCGACTTCATGCAGAGCTGCACCCCGGGCTACTACAACAACGAGGGCAAGCCCGGGGATGCGAGCCGCCAGAACAGCTACTTCTTCGGAGAACCCGGTGAGTTCATGCAGATCCTGAAGGACTGCCGCGCGAAAGGCGGCATGGCGGGGCTCGTGATCCGGCGCGGGGACGCGAAGGACGCTTGA
- a CDS encoding cytochrome P450: protein MATAVDLDQLDFIEPDGYVARGYPHEVWTRMRAEAPVYWFDRSPGHDFWAITKHEDIVWISKRPELFISDPTLVVQTTPPEGDQDLIPKNLIQFDPPKHGIQRKLISKGFTPRALKRFHADIERIAKGVVDDLFEEGDEGEADFVERIAAPLPIAVIGWLLGVPEPDWPKLFHWTNRILGSSDEEYVDEGKSQVETVFAAQTELFAYFSDLVAKKKADPKDDLVTLFAFAEVEGKKLSDVEILVWCMLIVAAGNETTRNATTGGMLALIEHPDQMRRLQSDPGLLKSGVEEILRWTSPIIHFARTATADVEIKGRQIKEGDTLALFYPSANRDEEIFEAPFEFRVDRNPNRHLAFGIGEHFCAGAHVARLEIEYALRFLLPRIEEVELAGPPDRLHSNLVGGFKRLPIRYKLRASA from the coding sequence ATGGCGACGGCGGTCGATCTCGATCAGCTCGACTTCATCGAACCCGACGGCTACGTGGCCCGGGGCTATCCCCACGAGGTCTGGACGCGCATGCGCGCCGAGGCGCCGGTCTACTGGTTCGACCGGAGTCCGGGCCACGACTTCTGGGCGATCACGAAGCACGAAGACATCGTGTGGATCAGCAAGCGCCCGGAGCTCTTCATCAGCGATCCGACCCTCGTCGTCCAGACGACCCCGCCGGAGGGCGACCAGGACCTGATCCCGAAGAACCTGATCCAGTTCGACCCGCCGAAGCACGGCATCCAGCGGAAGCTGATCAGCAAGGGGTTCACGCCGCGGGCGCTCAAGCGCTTCCACGCCGACATCGAACGGATCGCCAAGGGCGTCGTCGACGACCTCTTCGAGGAGGGCGACGAGGGCGAGGCGGATTTCGTCGAACGGATCGCGGCGCCGCTGCCGATCGCCGTCATCGGCTGGCTGCTCGGCGTGCCCGAACCGGACTGGCCGAAGCTCTTCCACTGGACGAACCGGATCCTCGGTTCCAGCGACGAGGAGTACGTCGACGAGGGCAAGTCCCAGGTCGAAACCGTCTTCGCCGCACAGACGGAGCTCTTCGCCTACTTCTCGGACCTCGTGGCGAAGAAGAAGGCGGATCCCAAGGACGACCTCGTCACGCTCTTCGCCTTCGCGGAGGTCGAAGGCAAGAAGCTCTCCGACGTCGAGATCCTCGTCTGGTGCATGTTGATCGTCGCCGCAGGCAACGAGACGACCCGCAACGCGACGACCGGCGGCATGCTCGCCCTGATCGAGCATCCCGACCAGATGCGGCGCCTCCAGTCCGATCCGGGCCTGCTGAAGAGCGGGGTCGAGGAGATCCTGCGCTGGACCAGCCCGATCATCCATTTCGCGCGCACGGCGACGGCGGACGTCGAGATCAAGGGCCGGCAGATCAAGGAGGGCGACACCCTCGCCCTCTTCTATCCCTCGGCGAATCGCGACGAGGAGATCTTCGAGGCGCCCTTCGAGTTCCGGGTGGACCGGAATCCGAACCGGCACCTGGCCTTCGGAATCGGCGAGCACTTCTGCGCCGGCGCCCACGTGGCGAGGCTCGAGATCGAGTACGCGCTCCGCTTCCTGCTCCCGAGGATCGAGGAAGTCGAGCTCGCCGGCCCGCCGGATCGCCTCCACTCCAACCTGGTCGGCGGCTTCAAGCGCCTGCCCATCCGCTACAAGCTGCGCGCGAGCGCATAG
- a CDS encoding amidohydrolase: protein MSQRHFEKYKVIDVDTHITEPPGVWTDRVASKWGDKIPHIKKVEGMDMWFIGDEPAGGPGWVTMAGHTGTFPDVPMGYDDIPAASYDAKARLALMDEEHIHAMVLYPNLGGFGSGGFLKLGEPELMLECVQAYNDFLVDWASADLNRLLPVMALPFWDVEASVEEIERSAAKGHRAVLFGSRPETFGEPVLAHKHWDPVWAATRDAGLPISFHIGGGDLSDIMEDKADMGTKANFARGGSLALLDNQSCLANLLFGGVCARFPDLDFVSVESGVGWLSCVLEMFDWQWTNGDVAKEHPEYDLLPSEYFERQIYGSFWFEKREIESAVAKFPKNLMWETDYPHPTSQYPSPNSSAVHPADYAEEALGGIDESVVRAILQDTPARLYNVEI from the coding sequence ATGAGTCAGAGGCATTTCGAAAAGTACAAGGTGATCGACGTCGACACGCACATCACGGAGCCGCCCGGCGTCTGGACCGATCGCGTCGCCAGCAAGTGGGGCGACAAGATTCCGCACATCAAGAAGGTCGAGGGCATGGACATGTGGTTCATCGGCGACGAACCCGCCGGCGGTCCCGGTTGGGTGACCATGGCCGGCCACACGGGCACGTTCCCCGACGTGCCCATGGGCTACGACGACATCCCGGCGGCGTCCTACGACGCCAAGGCCCGGCTCGCGCTCATGGACGAGGAGCACATCCACGCGATGGTCCTCTATCCCAATCTGGGCGGCTTCGGCTCGGGGGGCTTCCTCAAGCTCGGCGAGCCCGAATTGATGCTCGAGTGCGTGCAGGCGTACAACGACTTCCTGGTCGACTGGGCGAGCGCCGACCTGAACCGGCTCCTGCCGGTCATGGCCCTGCCCTTCTGGGACGTCGAGGCCTCGGTCGAGGAGATCGAACGCTCCGCCGCGAAGGGCCACCGCGCCGTCCTCTTCGGCAGCCGACCGGAGACCTTCGGCGAGCCCGTCCTCGCGCACAAGCACTGGGATCCGGTCTGGGCCGCGACGCGTGACGCGGGCCTCCCGATCAGCTTCCACATCGGCGGCGGCGACCTGAGCGACATCATGGAGGACAAGGCCGACATGGGGACGAAGGCGAACTTCGCCCGTGGCGGCTCCCTGGCGCTCCTCGACAACCAGAGCTGCCTGGCGAACCTTCTCTTCGGCGGCGTCTGCGCGCGCTTCCCGGACCTCGACTTCGTGTCGGTCGAGAGCGGCGTGGGCTGGCTCTCCTGCGTCCTCGAGATGTTCGACTGGCAGTGGACGAATGGCGACGTCGCCAAGGAGCATCCGGAATACGACCTGCTCCCGTCGGAGTACTTCGAGCGCCAGATCTACGGCTCGTTCTGGTTCGAGAAGAGGGAAATCGAATCCGCGGTCGCCAAGTTCCCGAAGAACCTGATGTGGGAAACCGACTACCCGCACCCGACCAGCCAGTACCCGAGCCCGAACAGCAGCGCGGTCCACCCGGCGGATTACGCCGAGGAAGCCCTCGGCGGAATCGACGAGTCGGTCGTGCGCGCGATCCTGCAGGACACGCCTGCACGGCTCTACAACGTGGAAATCTGA
- a CDS encoding cupin domain-containing protein, translated as MSTAYQFDGDKIDWNEIDDPTQDYPCKYEMAILGSDAETGRLDLIVRWPANSYCHFHRHVADTAIMVLEGEQHVIEIHDDGSEGEHKVRPAGTYVMSPGGEAHMEYGGPDGAVVFFSLYAGDGPVFETLDKDMKVLEASTVAQMAAQPTLGER; from the coding sequence ATGAGCACGGCCTATCAGTTCGACGGCGACAAGATCGACTGGAACGAGATCGACGACCCGACCCAGGACTATCCCTGCAAGTACGAGATGGCCATCCTCGGCTCCGACGCCGAGACGGGCCGGCTCGACCTGATCGTGCGATGGCCCGCGAACTCGTACTGCCACTTCCATCGGCACGTCGCCGACACAGCGATCATGGTGCTGGAGGGAGAGCAGCACGTGATCGAGATCCATGACGACGGCAGCGAGGGAGAACACAAGGTTCGTCCGGCCGGCACCTACGTGATGAGTCCCGGCGGCGAGGCCCACATGGAGTACGGCGGGCCCGATGGCGCCGTCGTGTTCTTCTCCCTCTACGCGGGAGACGGTCCCGTCTTCGAGACCCTCGACAAGGACATGAAGGTGCTCGAAGCGTCGACCGTGGCGCAGATGGCGGCTCAGCCGACGCTCGGCGAACGCTGA
- a CDS encoding efflux RND transporter permease subunit — MREGPASRPPGRSRVFRAWADRVAGAPVRTLIAGLLGLVVLASGLPSIRFETHAERFLGPDHPSRLRYEAFKRDYGLDTAIFVLLEAEDVFAPGFLARLDAFHADLEATLPHLDEVRSLASARLLSGRDDVLSVREVRKTLPQNGRESDRLAARLFETSAYPGHLFSRDRTLTVVAVSLDAYVDRDLATLQPLSALESGRVVARVETLAERHWPEGGYHLAGNPVVNARLAAAFARDMLLFTVLAVVAIAACLALLFRRASAVVLPLASVMISIAATLGLLGHLGVTLNVTIQILPPFLLAVGASAAIHLLVIAYRELDAGTPRVEAVARSVERAGPALVATSLTTALGLGSFAAATDLAPVTLLGTVAPVGVLATLIAVLVLIPASLVLLPIRARVGEPATVHLRLGRALARLGLRALRAPRLVAAAGLACFVGAGIAASRVDAENDALTYFPAGDPVRIATEIFDERLSGTMSMEVLVDAGVAGGVRQPEIVAALDEMARVLPAIPAVEGARIQRSLSFVDVLREIHLALTEGEPGQGALPSEARLIAQELLLFEATGAEDLERVVASDYSSARITLRAPWGSGRDYLALIPKVEAALERLLPSGVSVSTTGLIVLFAEAVEAISRGFVLSYGTAVLMVTLVMVAFLRSVRAGLASMVPNVLPIAITLGVMGFFGIDLDLFTMLIGSIALGLAVDDTVHLSHAFRRGWEEHGDLERAVSEGLETTGSAILTSSVVLCLGFATFGFSSMSNLVAFGGLTALSIGLALLVDVVFLPPLFAWTRGQRGAETIGEPTATAHGPLSEATPR; from the coding sequence TTGAGGGAAGGGCCCGCGTCGCGCCCGCCCGGGCGGTCCCGCGTCTTTCGCGCGTGGGCGGATCGGGTCGCCGGGGCCCCGGTCCGAACGCTGATCGCGGGGCTGCTCGGTCTCGTGGTCCTCGCGTCGGGCCTGCCGTCGATCCGGTTCGAGACCCACGCGGAGCGCTTCCTCGGTCCGGACCATCCGTCCAGGCTCCGGTACGAGGCGTTCAAGCGCGACTACGGACTCGACACCGCGATCTTCGTGTTGCTCGAGGCAGAGGACGTCTTCGCGCCGGGCTTCCTGGCTCGACTCGACGCTTTCCACGCCGATCTCGAAGCGACCCTGCCGCACCTGGACGAGGTGCGCAGCCTCGCGAGCGCGCGTCTGCTCTCCGGTCGCGACGATGTCCTGTCCGTGCGCGAAGTGCGGAAGACGCTCCCGCAGAACGGGCGCGAATCGGACCGGCTCGCCGCGAGACTCTTCGAGACCAGCGCCTACCCGGGGCATCTCTTCTCCCGGGACCGAACGCTGACCGTCGTCGCGGTGAGCCTGGACGCCTACGTCGACCGCGACCTCGCGACGCTGCAGCCACTCTCGGCCCTCGAGTCGGGTCGCGTGGTCGCGCGCGTCGAGACGCTGGCCGAGCGGCATTGGCCCGAAGGGGGCTACCACCTGGCCGGGAATCCGGTGGTGAACGCGCGGCTGGCGGCCGCGTTCGCTCGCGACATGCTTCTCTTCACCGTGCTGGCCGTGGTGGCCATCGCCGCCTGCCTGGCCTTGCTCTTCCGCCGAGCATCTGCGGTGGTGCTGCCCCTCGCGAGCGTGATGATCTCGATCGCCGCGACCCTCGGCCTGCTCGGGCATCTGGGGGTCACCCTGAACGTGACCATCCAGATCCTTCCGCCCTTCCTGCTGGCCGTCGGCGCGAGCGCCGCCATCCACCTGCTCGTCATCGCCTACCGGGAGCTCGACGCGGGGACGCCGCGCGTCGAGGCGGTCGCGCGATCCGTCGAGCGCGCGGGGCCGGCGCTGGTCGCGACCAGCCTGACGACCGCGCTCGGCCTCGGTTCGTTCGCGGCCGCGACCGACCTGGCTCCGGTGACCCTGCTCGGGACCGTCGCCCCCGTCGGCGTGTTGGCGACCCTGATCGCCGTCCTCGTGCTGATTCCCGCTTCGCTCGTGCTGCTGCCGATCCGGGCACGAGTGGGCGAGCCGGCGACTGTGCACCTGCGTCTCGGACGGGCGCTCGCCCGACTGGGACTCCGCGCGTTGCGCGCGCCGCGACTCGTCGCGGCGGCCGGTCTGGCTTGCTTCGTCGGCGCAGGGATCGCTGCGTCCCGGGTCGACGCCGAGAACGACGCGCTCACCTACTTCCCGGCCGGCGACCCCGTCCGAATCGCGACGGAGATCTTCGACGAACGGCTCTCCGGGACGATGAGCATGGAGGTCCTCGTCGATGCCGGCGTGGCCGGGGGCGTGCGGCAGCCGGAGATCGTGGCGGCGCTCGACGAGATGGCACGCGTGCTTCCGGCGATCCCCGCGGTCGAGGGAGCGCGGATCCAGCGCTCGCTGTCTTTCGTGGACGTGTTGCGTGAGATCCATCTCGCGCTGACGGAGGGCGAGCCGGGGCAGGGCGCTCTGCCCTCCGAGGCGCGACTGATCGCGCAGGAGCTCCTGCTCTTCGAGGCGACCGGGGCCGAGGATCTCGAGCGCGTCGTGGCGAGCGACTACTCGAGCGCGCGCATCACGCTTCGCGCGCCCTGGGGCTCGGGGCGGGACTACCTCGCGCTGATACCGAAGGTCGAGGCGGCGCTCGAGCGGCTGCTCCCGAGCGGGGTCTCGGTCTCGACGACCGGGCTGATCGTCCTCTTCGCGGAGGCAGTCGAGGCGATCTCGCGCGGCTTCGTGCTGAGCTACGGAACGGCGGTTCTGATGGTGACCCTCGTCATGGTCGCGTTCCTGCGCAGCGTGCGCGCCGGGCTCGCGAGCATGGTGCCGAACGTGCTTCCGATCGCGATCACCCTCGGCGTGATGGGCTTCTTCGGGATCGACCTCGATCTCTTCACGATGTTGATCGGCAGCATCGCGCTCGGCCTCGCCGTCGACGACACCGTCCATCTGAGCCACGCCTTCCGGCGGGGCTGGGAAGAGCACGGCGATCTCGAAAGGGCCGTCTCGGAGGGGCTCGAGACGACCGGAAGCGCGATCCTGACCAGCTCGGTCGTGCTGTGTCTCGGGTTCGCGACGTTCGGATTCTCGTCGATGTCGAATCTGGTCGCGTTCGGCGGGCTGACCGCGCTCTCGATCGGCCTCGCGCTCCTGGTCGACGTCGTCTTCCTGCCCCCGCTCTTCGCGTGGACGAGAGGGCAGCGGGGCGCCGAGACGATCGGGGAGCCGACCGCCACGGCGCATGGCCCGCTTTCGGAAGCCACGCCTCGCTAG
- a CDS encoding sulfotransferase family protein — MSLKIIGAGFARTGTVSTKAAFEKLGFGPCYHMREILTPRRGHSEGHLQLWSEHARARHAGQPHRLDWGRLFARYASCIDLPTCLYYEELLEAFPDAKVVLTVRDAEGWFRSWKRLNDAFRFIRPFARFSPRVRRAMDITDLLVTGTVMGGGIEKASNIEVYERHNQAVRDRVPAERLLVFDVRDGWAPLCEFLGVEIPDEPFPHLNESKGSLSSRLFRYWVDTTPARIKAAWVVGAAASIVLGWTLVGP; from the coding sequence ATGAGTCTCAAGATCATCGGCGCGGGATTCGCTCGGACGGGGACCGTCAGTACGAAGGCCGCCTTCGAGAAGCTGGGCTTCGGTCCCTGCTATCACATGCGCGAGATCCTCACGCCGCGACGTGGCCACAGCGAAGGCCACCTGCAGCTGTGGAGCGAGCATGCGCGCGCCCGCCACGCCGGTCAGCCCCATCGACTCGACTGGGGTCGGCTCTTCGCCCGCTACGCCTCGTGCATCGACCTCCCGACCTGCCTCTACTACGAGGAGCTGCTCGAAGCGTTCCCGGACGCCAAGGTGGTCCTGACGGTGCGCGACGCCGAAGGGTGGTTCCGATCCTGGAAGCGCCTCAACGACGCCTTCCGTTTCATCCGCCCCTTCGCCCGCTTCTCGCCCCGCGTGCGCAGAGCGATGGACATCACCGACCTCCTCGTGACCGGCACCGTGATGGGCGGCGGGATCGAGAAGGCCTCGAACATCGAAGTCTACGAGCGGCACAACCAGGCCGTTCGCGACCGGGTGCCCGCGGAGCGACTTCTCGTCTTCGACGTTCGCGACGGTTGGGCACCGCTCTGTGAGTTCCTCGGCGTCGAGATCCCCGACGAGCCCTTCCCGCACCTGAACGAGTCGAAGGGGAGTCTGAGCTCCAGGCTCTTCCGCTACTGGGTGGACACGACGCCGGCCCGGATCAAGGCGGCCTGGGTCGTCGGCGCGGCCGCGAGCATCGTGCTCGGCTGGACGCTCGTCGGCCCTTGA
- a CDS encoding pirin family protein, which produces MIDKRKADHRFRTELDWLDSRHSFSFGHHHDPAILGFGPLRVINEDWIAPRSGFPAHPHREMEILTYVLSGTLSHLDSEENEAQIRPRRSQLMHAGTGIAHAEMNLGDDPVHLLQIWIEPDTRGTAPGHEMIDFALAPGVPTVLASSGASGASTGGLPLRQDAIVSALVLDEGQSFVWPLGGRRRGWIQVARGTGRVDGIDFEAGDGFAIEEVDRLEIEAVESAELLLFDLPGEELRPSRHKWVSPRR; this is translated from the coding sequence ATGATCGACAAGAGGAAGGCCGACCATCGATTCCGGACCGAGCTCGACTGGCTCGACAGTCGCCACAGCTTCTCGTTCGGACATCACCACGACCCCGCGATCCTGGGCTTCGGCCCGCTGCGGGTGATCAACGAGGACTGGATCGCCCCGCGCTCGGGGTTCCCCGCCCATCCGCATCGCGAGATGGAGATCCTGACCTACGTGCTCTCGGGCACGCTCAGCCATCTCGACAGCGAAGAGAACGAGGCCCAGATCCGCCCGCGCCGGTCGCAGCTCATGCATGCCGGGACCGGGATCGCCCATGCCGAGATGAATCTCGGGGACGATCCGGTCCACTTGCTGCAGATCTGGATCGAGCCCGACACCCGGGGCACCGCACCGGGCCACGAGATGATCGACTTCGCGCTCGCCCCCGGGGTCCCGACCGTGCTGGCTTCTTCGGGTGCGTCGGGGGCGTCGACGGGCGGGCTTCCGCTCCGTCAGGACGCGATCGTGTCCGCGCTCGTCCTGGACGAGGGCCAGTCCTTCGTCTGGCCGTTGGGCGGGCGACGGCGCGGATGGATCCAGGTCGCGCGCGGCACCGGCCGCGTCGACGGGATCGACTTCGAGGCCGGGGATGGCTTTGCCATCGAAGAAGTCGATCGACTCGAGATCGAAGCGGTGGAGAGCGCAGAGCTCCTGCTCTTCGACCTGCCGGGGGAGGAGTTGCGGCCGTCGCGACACAAGTGGGTTTCCCCACGCCGATGA
- a CDS encoding CBS domain-containing protein encodes MKKNEPISKVLTTDVITTHVAQNVSDVRKTFAKHGFHHMPVVSGDELIGLISASDILGISVEGVGSDEMSMDAYLDHQFSIEGLMKKELRTLPEKCTVADAAEALSDGSIHAVPVVDDKNKLVGLVTSTDLIRFLHDQF; translated from the coding sequence ATGAAGAAGAACGAGCCGATCTCGAAGGTGTTGACCACGGACGTCATCACGACCCACGTCGCCCAGAACGTGAGCGACGTGCGAAAGACCTTCGCCAAGCATGGATTCCATCACATGCCGGTGGTTTCGGGCGACGAGCTGATCGGGCTGATCTCGGCCTCCGACATCCTCGGGATCAGCGTCGAGGGCGTGGGCAGCGACGAGATGTCGATGGACGCCTACCTCGATCACCAGTTCTCGATCGAGGGGCTCATGAAGAAGGAGCTCCGGACCCTGCCCGAGAAGTGCACCGTGGCCGACGCGGCGGAGGCGCTGTCCGACGGCAGCATCCACGCGGTGCCGGTGGTCGACGACAAGAACAAGCTCGTCGGGCTCGTCACCTCGACCGATCTGATCCGGTTCCTGCACGATCAGTTCTGA
- a CDS encoding sulfite exporter TauE/SafE family protein: protein MSVDPGITIGAAFLLGFVGSAHCLGMCGGIAGALGLSARGAGGSRSRPALSAGTHSLARIGSYAAIGAVLGGAGGVAHGVPGLGTGLRVLAGAVLVGQGLRVLGLDLGFSWIERRGLGLWRQVSPRMRRLGSPGSLTRAAAIGAVWGLMPCGLVYTAAATSAATGSATAGAIWMAAFGLGTMPAMVATSLAAGGLTAKLRSAGAQRTAGVLLVAFGLIALIGVAGGGHGSHPGEHAPETSSHPNMHSSLDPALMPTCSAPAVGR, encoded by the coding sequence ATGTCCGTTGATCCCGGGATCACGATCGGCGCCGCCTTCCTGCTCGGGTTCGTCGGTAGCGCCCACTGTCTCGGAATGTGTGGCGGGATCGCCGGCGCGCTCGGCCTCTCCGCGCGGGGCGCCGGCGGATCCCGCTCCCGCCCCGCGCTGTCGGCGGGCACGCACTCGCTCGCGCGGATCGGCAGCTACGCGGCGATCGGTGCCGTCCTCGGCGGGGCAGGGGGCGTGGCCCACGGCGTGCCGGGACTCGGGACGGGACTTCGGGTCCTCGCCGGTGCCGTGCTCGTCGGACAGGGCCTGCGTGTGCTGGGTCTCGATCTCGGCTTCTCCTGGATCGAACGTCGCGGACTCGGGCTATGGCGCCAGGTCTCGCCCCGCATGCGTCGCCTCGGGTCGCCGGGAAGCCTGACCCGAGCGGCGGCGATCGGGGCAGTCTGGGGTCTGATGCCTTGCGGGCTCGTCTACACGGCCGCCGCGACGTCGGCGGCGACCGGCTCCGCGACGGCAGGCGCCATCTGGATGGCGGCGTTCGGTCTGGGAACGATGCCGGCGATGGTGGCGACGTCGCTCGCCGCCGGCGGGCTGACGGCGAAGCTCCGGAGTGCCGGCGCGCAACGGACCGCCGGCGTCCTGCTCGTCGCCTTCGGCCTGATCGCCTTGATCGGTGTCGCCGGGGGCGGACACGGATCGCACCCGGGAGAGCACGCGCCCGAGACGTCCTCGCATCCGAACATGCATTCCTCCCTCGACCCCGCCCTCATGCCGACCTGCAGCGCGCCTGCGGTCGGGAGGTGA
- the ccoS gene encoding cbb3-type cytochrome oxidase assembly protein CcoS, which yields MTILLVLIPLGCLLLLIAIYAFLWAVRNDQFEDLELEGRRILWDDDVPAGPSRKDEETGHVR from the coding sequence ATGACGATCCTGCTCGTGTTGATTCCCCTCGGCTGCCTGCTCCTCCTGATCGCGATCTACGCGTTCCTCTGGGCCGTGCGGAACGATCAGTTCGAGGACCTCGAGCTCGAAGGGCGACGGATTCTCTGGGACGACGACGTGCCGGCCGGCCCGTCTCGCAAAGACGAGGAGACCGGACATGTCCGTTGA